Proteins encoded within one genomic window of Cucumis sativus cultivar 9930 chromosome 3, Cucumber_9930_V3, whole genome shotgun sequence:
- the LOC101215244 gene encoding pentatricopeptide repeat-containing protein At1g06143 produces the protein MFSFVTTNALKQLTRSIGNFVSPPSISMPLQPPSCPSFKQTLLNRIKNCSTINELHGLCASMIKTNAIQDCFLVHQFISASFALNSVHYPVFAFTQMENPNVFVYNAMIKGFVYCGYPFRALQCYVHMLEESNVLPTSYTFSSLVKACTFMCAVELGQMVHCHIWKKGFESHLFVQTALVDFYSKLEILSEARKVFDEMCERDAFAWTAMVSALARVGDMDSARKLFEEMPERNTATWNTMIDGYARLGNVESAELLFNQMPTKDIISWTTMITCYSQNKQYQDALAIYSEMRLNGIIPDEVTMSTVASACAHIGALELGKEIHHYVMSQGLNLDVYIGSALVDMYAKCGSLDLSLLIFFKLTDKNLYCWNAVIEGLAVHGYAEKALRMFAIMEREKIMPNGVTFISILSACTHAGLVDEGRSRFLSMTRDYDIRPDIRHYGCMVDMLSKSGYLNEALELIKSMEFEPNSIIWGALLNGCKLHGNCEIAEDAVEQLMILEPMNSGHYNLLVSMYAEEKDWMEVAHIRSMMKEKGVEKKYPGSSWIELEGTIHQFSASADSHPDSDKIYFVLTELDGQLKLAGYILEPSVCSTALLFSEEI, from the coding sequence ATGTTCTCATTTGTGACTACCAACGCTCTTAAACAGTTAACAAGAAGCATTGGCAACTTTGTAAGTCCTCCTTCAATCTCAATGCCTCTTCAACCACCATCTTGTCCTTCTTTCAAGCAAACTCTGCTTAATCGAATCAAAAACTGTTCCACCATAAACGAACTGCATGGTTTATGTGCTTCCATGATCAAAACTAATGCAATCCAAGATTGTTTTCTGGTGCATCAATTTATTAGCGCGTCTTTTGCTCTTAACTCTGTACATTACCCAGTTTTCGCCTTTACCCAGATGGAAAATCCTAATGTTTTTGTGTATAATGCGATGATTAAGGGATTTGTATACTGTGGGTACCCATTTCGTGCTCTACAATGTTATGTACATATGTTGGAAGAATCGAACGTCTTGCCAACTAGTTATACGTTTTCTTCGTTGGTTAAAGCTTGCACCTTTATGTGTGCTGTTGAGTTGGGACAGATGGTGCATTGTCACATTTGGAAGAAGGGGTTTGAATCCCATTTGTTTGTTCAAACTGCTTTGGTTGATTTTTACTCAAAGTTGGAGATACTTAGTGAGGCAAGAAaggtgtttgatgaaatgtgtGAAAGAGATGCTTTTGCATGGACTGCTATGGTTTCTGCTCTAGCTCGTGTTGGAGATATGGATTCCGCTAGGAAGTTGTTTGAGGAGATGCCTGAAAGGAATACTGCAACTTGGAATACCATGATTGACGGCTATGCAAGATTGGGAAATGTGGAGTCTGCAGAGCTTCTGTTCAATCAGATGCCAACCAAGGATATAATCTCCTGGACAACCATGATCACTTGTTATTCTCAGAACAAACAATATCAAGATGCATTGGCGATTTATAGTGAGATGAGATTGAATGGGATTATTCCCGATGAGGTAACAATGTCAACTGTTGCTTCAGCTTGCGCCCACATTGGAGCTCTTGAACTAGGAAAAGAGATACATCATTATGTAATGTCTCAGGGGCTTAATCTTGACGTTTATATTGGTTCTGCATTAGTTGATATGTATGCTAAGTGTGGGAGTTTAGATTTGtctcttttgattttcttcaaattgacagataaaaatttatattgcTGGAATGCAGTAATTGAAGGACTTGCTGTTCATGGTTATGCGGAGAAGGCTTTGAGGATGTTCGCTATCATGGAGAGGGAGAAGATCATGCCCAATGGTGTTACCTTTATTAGTATATTAAGTGCTTGCACACATGCTGGGTTAGTTGACGAAGGCAGGAGTAGATTTTTAAGCATGACTCGTGATTACGACATTCGTCCTGATATCAGACACTATGGTTGCATGGTTGATATGTTAAGTAAATCAGGATATCTCAACGAAGCGTTAGAATTGATTAAAAGTATGGAATTTGAACCAAACTCTATTATTTGGGGAGCCTTGTTGAATGGGTGCAAACTTCATGGAAACTGTGAGATCGCTGAAGATGCTGTTGAACAGTTGATGATTTTGGAACCCATGAATAGTGGGCATTACAATCTTTTGGTCAGCATGTATGCTGAAGAAAAGGATTGGATGGAGGTTGCGCATATTCGATCaatgatgaaagaaaaaggagtagaaaagaaatatccTGGCTCAAGTTGGATTGAATTGGAAGGGACAATTCATCAGTTTTCAGCTTCAGCTGATTCTCACCCTGATTCTGACAAAATATACTTCGTACTGACAGAATTAGATGGACAACTGAAGCTAGCTGGTTACATACTCGAGCCTTCAGTATGCAGTACTGCTTTGCTTTTTTCAGAGGAAATTTGA